A region from the Eleginops maclovinus isolate JMC-PN-2008 ecotype Puerto Natales chromosome 17, JC_Emac_rtc_rv5, whole genome shotgun sequence genome encodes:
- the syt10 gene encoding synaptotagmin-10, which produces MNHPPSGSSGVQWLNKRDMSFRTEDSITLCKRALQIITELCLAGQVDREKCSDIFPLESNIPGKGNADISISLLAVVVGFCGLALLVVSLFVFWKLCWPIWRSKALSAHAENGLHVGFPEAPPPNSPPPSECKAPEVEKKFPLEKVKVNGRSTVKLLEAAMKISQTSPDIPAEVQTALREKLSKQAKIQRQTTEPTSSSRHNSFRRHLPRQMNVTSVDFSMDKVPLRQSSTVSIGRIKPELYKQKSVDSEDGAKEPVETCGKLSFSLRYDYEEQALVVTILKALELPAKDFTGTSDPYVKIYLLPERKKKFQTRVHRKNLNPTFDESFCFPVSYDEICNRKLHFSVYDFDRFTSHDMIGEVVVDNLFELSDLSREAVVWKDIHAATTESVDLGEIMYSLCYLPTAGRMTLTVIKCRNLKAMDITGSSDPYVKVYLICDGRRLKKRKTTTKKSTLNPVYNEAIIFDIPPENVEQVSLSIMVMDYDRVGHNEVIGVCHAGPEAEGLGRDHWNEMLAYPRKPITHWHTLGEWPGRAASFESQASCPSPKPPQTP; this is translated from the exons ATGAATCACCCCCCTTCCGGCTCCTCCGGCGTGCAATGGCTTAACAAAAGAGACATGAGTTTCCGGACGGAGGACAGCATCACCTTGTGCAAAAGGGCGCTACAAATCATCACGGAACTCTGTCTCGCGGGACAGGTAGACCGGGAAAAATGCTCGGATATATTTCCCCTGGAGAGCAACATACCAGGTAAAGGAAACGCag ACATCTCTATTAGTCTCCTTGCTGTGGTCGTGGGTTTCTGTGGCCTCGCCCTGTTGGtagtctctctctttgtcttttggAAGCTGTGCTGGCCCATTTGGAGGAGCAAGGCTCTGTCAGCTCACGCCGAAAATGGCCTCCATGTGGGTTTCCCCGAGGCGCCTCCACCGAACTCCCCACCGCCCAGCGAGTGCAAGGCGCCGGAGGTGGAGAAGAAGTTCCCGCTGGAGAAGGTGAAGGTGAATGGACGGAGCACGGTCAAGCTCCTGGAGGCAGCCATGAAGATCAGCCAGACGTCTCCGGACATCCCCGCCGAGGTGCAGACCGCCCTGAGGGAGAAGCTCAGCAAGCAGGCAAAGATCCAGAGGCAGACCACCGAGCCAACCTCGTCCTCCAG GCACAATTCATTCCGGCGCCACCTGCCTCGTCAGATGAATGTCACCAGTGTCGACTTCAGCATGGATAAAGTGCCTCTTCGCCAGTCCTCTACTGTGAGCATTGGAAGAATAAAACCGGAACTCTACAAGCAGAAATCGGTGGACTCAGAGGATGGGGCCAAAGAGCCTGTTGAGACGTGCGGAAAGCTCAGCTTCTCGCTGCGTTATGACTACGAGGAGCAGGCGTTGGTGGTGACAATCCTCAAGGCTTTGGAGCTGCCTGCCAAGGACTTCACAGGCACGTCCGACCCCTACGTGAAGATCTACCTTCTaccagagaggaagaagaagtttCAGACGCGCGTCCATCGCAAGAACCTGAACCCTACTTTTGACGAGAGCTTCTGTTTCCCTGTGTCTTATGATGAGATCTGTAACCGCAAGCTGCACTTCAGTGTCTACGACTTTGACCGCTTCACCAGCCACGATATGATTGGCGAGGTGGTGGTGGACAACCTCTTTGAACTCTCTGATCTTTCCAGGGAGGCTGTAGTGTGGAAGGATATTCATGCAGCAACTACG GAGAGTGTTGACCTGGGTGAGATCATGTACTCGCTGTGCTACCTCCCCACAGCAGGCAGAATGACCCTAACTGTCATCAAATGCAGAAACCTCAAAGCCATGGACATCACAGGCTCTTCAG ACCCTTATGTGAAGGTCTACTTGATATGTGATGGACGAAGGTTAAAAAAGCGAAAAACAACCACCAAGAAGAGCACGCTCAATCCGGTCTACAACGAGGCCATCATCTTCGACATTCCCCCGGAGAACGTGGAACAAGTCAGTCTGTCTATCATGGTGATGGATTATGATCG GGTGGGACACAATGAGGTGATTGGTGTGTGTCACGCCGGGCCAGAAGCAGAGGGTCTTGGACGAGATCACTGGAACGAGATGTTGGCTTACCCGCGGAAGCCCATCACACACTGGCACACTCTGGGAGAg TGGCCTGGAAGAGCAGCAAGCTTTGAGAGTCAAGCTTCGTGTCCTTCTCCCAAACCTCCGCAGACACCCTGA